The following is a genomic window from Caproiciproducens sp. CPB-2.
TATGTGGTTTTCCAGGATAAGCAGATCAAATTCAGCACCGACTGCGTTAGGAAGCTTGATAAAAACAATATGGTCGAGTTTCTTGTGAACCCGCGAGAAATGAAGTTCGCCGTCAGAACAGCCGCCAAGGGCAGCCGCCACGCTGTGGCCTGTTCGCGGGTATCAAACGGGATTTACTATCCCAAGACCATTTCCTGTGCGGCATATATGGACACGCTGTATCAGATATTCGGATGGAACTCGGATTTCAAGTATCGCATTTCCGGGACTCTCTTTCAGAAGGGAAACGAAGCCGTCTATTTGTTCAATATGAGCAATGCTGAGGCTTTTATTAAACCCTATCTGATGGCAAGAGCAGCAGAGTCCGATGCTCCGAAAGATGAAATTAAGCCTCTCTCAGTATCAGGCACAAGAGTGCGAGCTGTGCCGCAGGAATGGATGAGTTCCTTTGGAAACCAATACTACCTGCATCAGCACATTTTTCCGCCCGTCGAGTCGCAAAGCGAAAACGATTGGAAAATACGCTTGGAGGGTCAGTTATTTGAAACAGGCGAAAAAATCCATGTTACGGGATTTGACGAACTCAAGCGCTTTATCAATCAGGAACTGAGCAGAGGTGAATTGGAGGAGAAAGCAAATGAATGACTTGAACGATGGGCAGACGCAAGGGGTTCTTGCGGGTATGCTGCAGCATCTTTATGAAGCAACGCCCGACAGCGACACGGCCTTTACCCTGCGAGAAGAAGTCGGCGAGCAGTCCCCCAACTCGACTTCCGTTAATGGCGATGTGATTGAGCTGGGCGGCGAGTTCGATTATGAGGGCTATCAGGTGGTTCGCCGCGAGTTCTTCGCGCATACCAACGAGCCGTCCATCACCTTCAATAATTTCAAGGTGTATGTCAATGCCGCGTGCTTGAGCAGGTTCCCATCTGTGGACTATGTGCAGGTGCTGGTCAACAGTGACAGCAAGATCCTTGCTATCCGTCCGTGCAGAGAGGAGGAACGTGACGCCTTTTCGTGGTGCGTCCCCGGATCGGCCAGGAGAAAGCCACGGCAGATCACCTGCCGTCTGTTCTTTGTGAAGGTGTTTTCCCTCATGGACTGGAACACGGATTACCGATACAAGCTGCTTGGGAAGGTTATCCACGCAAACGATGAATACCTTATCGCCTTTGACCTGTCGGCTACCGAGGTATACCAGCGCGTGTTCAAGGATGGCGAGAAACCCAAGACCTCCCGCACTCCCGTCTTCCCGGAAGGCTGGCAGAACCAGTTCGGATTGTCTTTTAAGGAACATCGCAACTCAATGCAGGTCAATATCTTTGAGGGGTACGCCGTCTATGGCATTAAAGAAAACAGCGTGACTACAACTGCGGAAACCGAGGGCGCAACATCTGATGCACACCCGGTTGAAGCGGCAAATAACAATGCGCCGGGAGGTTCTGATGTATGAGCAGCAAGACAGGAATGGTTGCGAACCTCACCCTTGATATGAAAAGGAATCGGATTCGAATATATAGGGCGACGCTACGCGCGCTCGGAGATCCGGCGTATATCCAGTTTCTGATCAATCCGGAGGAGCTTTATATTGCGATCCTCGGTTCTGAGATTCCGCTGTCCGGTGGAACTGCAAACAGGGTCAAGATACCGAACTCGCGTCTGGATGGCAAGCTGTCTGTCGAGTTCTACAGCGCCGCGCTGCTCGACGGTATATATAGCATTTTCGGCGTGTTGGACCGTGAATATAACTACCGCCTTACAGGTGAGATTGACCAGGTGAATCGGGTGGCATATTTTTCTTTGCGCACACTGAAGCGAATCGAGCGGAGGAAACTCAATGATGGACAAGGGGTATAGAGAGCTTTGCATTGACGCTGAGTTCAAAGCATTGATAAGGCCGCTGCGCCGCGATGAGTATGCCCAGCTTGAGGCAAACCTCGTTCTGGATGGATGCCGTGACCCGATCATAGTATGGAATGATGTCCTTGTCGATGGGCACAACCGCTACGAGATTTGCAATCGGCTTCATATCCCGTATGCGGTTCAGGAGATCGAGTTCGACAGTCGAGAGAACGCCATCGTCTGGATATGCAATAATCAGCTCGGCCGCCGGAACATTACGGAGGAAACCCGCAAGTATTTGATTGGCCGGCAATATGAAGCGGAGAAGATCGTCGGCTTTCGCAGAAACACGGATGGGCATAACCAGTACACGAGAGCAGACGATTATGACGAGATAGACGAGCCCAGTGATATGAGCGGCAAGGAACGCAGAGAAAGCGGCCGGCGTACCGCAAACCGGCTCGGCAAAAAATATCACGTTTCCTCGGGAGCTGTGCAGAAATATGGGAAATACAGCGCCGCACTGGACACGATTGCAGATAAAGCGCCGGAACTGGTTCCGCAGATTCTGTCCGGCAATTACAAGATTTCGCACGACAATGTCGTTGCGCTGTCAATGATGGAGGCTGAGGAAGTGCGGAAGCTGAGCAATAAGGTTGGGCATGGAGCCGCGCCTTTCATCCGATACAGCGAGTCGAGAAAGGATTTCACAGATGAGCCGGCGCAAAAGCCAGGGCCGAAGCCTCCAGACCTACCCGTAATAAAGACGATGCCCTCATTTGATCCTGATGCGGAGGTCACCGGGCTGACGCTCACCATCCCTTCGTGGACGAGCTCAATTGATCGAACAAAAGCCGCTGCGGACTTGCGTACCGTTTCGCCGTCAGCGAAGAGACGGCTTGAAGATGCTTTGCTGTCGCTGCAGAGCAAAGCGCAGGAAATGATCCGCGCGATAAAGGAGGACTCCTGATGCCCGATTATAGTATGTTCGTCCCCCATGTTCATTTTGAACTGATCCCAATAAAGAACTTGGTCTCTAATCAGGAGTACCAGCGGAACCTGTCATGGCGTCATGTGCAGAACGCCGCAGAACACTTCGATTTGTACCAGATCAATCCGGTCAAGGTGAGTTGCCGGGAGGGTTCCAATTATGTCTTTAACGGCCAGCATACCATAGAGATCGTGGCGCTCGTTTCGGGGTCACGGGATACGCCGGTCTGGTGCATGATATACGACGATTTGAATTATGAGAACGAAGCGTTTGTCTTTGCCAATCAAATGAAGTTCGTAAAGCCGCTGAAACCCTACGAGGTGTTCATGGCCAACATTGAGGCCGGGAGCGATAAGCAGCTCATCATCAGGGATTTGGTAGAATCGTATTCTCTATCCATCGGACAGGTAAAAGGCTACGGTGTAATCTGTGCCGTATCCGCGCTGGAAGGGATCTACGATAAGTTTGGCTACCATGTATTAGACCGTACCCTGCGCCTGTGCGCGGGGACGTGGGAGGGAGATATGAATTCGCTGTGCGCCAACTTCCTGAACGGTGTCGCAAGGCTTGTGAATACCTACGGGGACAAGCTAAAGGACGAGCTTTTCAAGGAGCGAGTCGGCGCCACCTCGGTCAAACAGCTCACCCGCAACGCAAAAGAACGGCGTCCGGGTTCCCTCGGATTTGCAGAGGCCATGCTTGTTGCATATAACAGGAAATGTAAATATCCTCTGGTTTGGAATAAACTCTATGAGAAAAATCTCGGCACGAGCGACGCGCTGGATGTCGATGTCGATCTGCCAGATGATGAAGTGGACGAAGCGGAAACCGTGGAAGAATAAAAACTGGGTTCCCCTCAAACTCCGTGGGAAACCCAGTTTGCAGTCTTTATTGTTCAGAGCTTTAGCGAGAATGCCGGTCGCATATATTCAACAGCACCTCGGCTCAGTCCAAATCTATCTGCGACCCTTTCCCAGCTCTCCTGCACCGTTGTGACGATGTCTGATGCGGCTTTCTCCGCTTCTGCCTTTGTCAGTCCGAAATATTCGGAAACCTCCATCGCCAGATCCAGATCGATGCTGTTGTCCAGCTCGGTCACATTGAGCGAGAGTCGGTCGCCGGATGGGATCGGGTTCACATCAAAGAGCGGAGAGAGTTTCCAGCCGGACGGCGTCAGGAGGAAACCGTGGTTGCGAAGATGGTCATCCGTGTTGGACACCGCCATATTGAATACGATTCGCTTCCAAAGCTCCTTGAGATCACGCTTTGGTTCCGCACCGTTTGCGCGGATAAAGGCGGCTATATCAAGATAGCTCGTTCCGTCCGCGCCGGAAGCGCCGTCAGTTTTGCCCAGCAGCGTCATGGCGGAGGCGAAATGAATGCGCCGTTTACCATCGCGGTCAAAGCGCTTTACCAGAAAGGTGCTGCCATTTTTTGAAAAGGTTTCGAGCTTTGACTCCGGCGCATCCAATGTGCAGCGCCGTGCCAGCTCATGGACGACTTTTTCCCATGCACCGGTGTTGCTCTCATCGTGCTTGGATGGAAACTTGGCTATCCAGAGTGAGCCATCGGTTGCCTGGACGGTCGCTTTCGGTCTGGCTCCTCCCAGAGAGGAGCCGGGAGCCAGGAGCTCTTTCAGCCAGCGCTCGTCGAGTCCGCTGTCGTCATTCTCAAATGCGATGGAGGCGTTCTCCAGCGTCCGCAAGTTGATCCACGGAGGCGTGGCGTAGACTTTCTCGTTTGAAACAAATTCTCCGCCCTCCTCCAAGCTGAATCGAAGAGCGCCCATACGGGATTCGTCATATACGCCGAGCAGGAAATCGCTATCCGTCAGCTTGCGGGGTTTGCGATCCTCTTTTCGCGCTTCGATGGCCTCTTTTCGCGTCATGAGGAGCCGACCCCAGCGATCAGGACAAGAGTCCGCGAACAGTCCAAACAGCTTCTTATCCAACGGAGCATACTGCCGCCCCTTGTAGAGCGAGAGATCCGGGTCAAGAGGGTATGCGCTCTCAAAGGAACTCAGCCATTCCGGGGTGTATTCAAACGAGAAGCTCTCAACCCCTCTTACAAACGAGGCGCGCAAGATCCCTACCAGCGACGGGGCTGCGGCGCGCCAGTTCTCATATACATATATCGTTTTTTCGGCCTGAGCCATACTAATCACCTTTCTTTGGCGCCCGTTTCCTCGTTGGCAGTTCAAGGTCTTGCAGCTTCCGTCCAAACTCGTCGTCTTTGGCGATCAGGAGCAGGTCTGCGTCCAGATTGTTCAGCGCGTGAAGGACAGCAGCATAGGAGCCTATTGCAACGGTTGAAGAGCCCTTTTCTATTGAGTTTAGCGTCTGCCTGCTGATTCCTGCCCGTTCCGCAACGAGCTCGGAGGTCAGCTTTCTCCGGAGCCGCGCCAGCCTGATCTGCTCACCCATCCGCTCGAGTATCTCTCGGGTTCCGGGCATGATAACCGCCGATTTCTTGCTCATTCAATCACCGCCGTTCTTGTAATGTCTAATATAATATACAAATATAGCGATATTGTCAAGTGTATAGGCTGTTATATTACTCGGCAGTGATGTTTTCTTCTACGATATAGCCGCCCCCGAATATGATATCCAGCTTTCCGCTTGGGTAGACCTTGATGCATTCAATCATTTGGCGGACAATGGAGTCGTCATATTGAAATCTGCTTTGCTCCCGTTCGGAGATGACTCGCTGAATCTGGTCGAGGCGGTCATTGGGAGAATTGTCCGAGCTGGCAAGCTCCTGTATGGCGTTGATTCTGTTCTTGAGGAGCGCAATCGTATCCGAGATTTGTTTGAACTCATCCTCGCGGCTTTCGATGTCGTTTCCGGTCTGAACGCTTTCATTGATCAATTCAAGCATTTTTCGGTTCAGCGCATCGACTTTGCGCTGGAGCAGGTCGACTTCGTCGGAGCATCCGTTCAAGCCGATTGCCTCGCCGATGGTTGCTTTCATAAGCGCCATGTAGGTGGGTCTGTCCTCCTCGTTAAATCTGT
Proteins encoded in this region:
- a CDS encoding helix-turn-helix transcriptional regulator: MPGTREILERMGEQIRLARLRRKLTSELVAERAGISRQTLNSIEKGSSTVAIGSYAAVLHALNNLDADLLLIAKDDEFGRKLQDLELPTRKRAPKKGD
- a CDS encoding DUF6551 family protein, with amino-acid sequence MPDYSMFVPHVHFELIPIKNLVSNQEYQRNLSWRHVQNAAEHFDLYQINPVKVSCREGSNYVFNGQHTIEIVALVSGSRDTPVWCMIYDDLNYENEAFVFANQMKFVKPLKPYEVFMANIEAGSDKQLIIRDLVESYSLSIGQVKGYGVICAVSALEGIYDKFGYHVLDRTLRLCAGTWEGDMNSLCANFLNGVARLVNTYGDKLKDELFKERVGATSVKQLTRNAKERRPGSLGFAEAMLVAYNRKCKYPLVWNKLYEKNLGTSDALDVDVDLPDDEVDEAETVEE
- a CDS encoding type II toxin-antitoxin system HipA family toxin, giving the protein MAQAEKTIYVYENWRAAAPSLVGILRASFVRGVESFSFEYTPEWLSSFESAYPLDPDLSLYKGRQYAPLDKKLFGLFADSCPDRWGRLLMTRKEAIEARKEDRKPRKLTDSDFLLGVYDESRMGALRFSLEEGGEFVSNEKVYATPPWINLRTLENASIAFENDDSGLDERWLKELLAPGSSLGGARPKATVQATDGSLWIAKFPSKHDESNTGAWEKVVHELARRCTLDAPESKLETFSKNGSTFLVKRFDRDGKRRIHFASAMTLLGKTDGASGADGTSYLDIAAFIRANGAEPKRDLKELWKRIVFNMAVSNTDDHLRNHGFLLTPSGWKLSPLFDVNPIPSGDRLSLNVTELDNSIDLDLAMEVSEYFGLTKAEAEKAASDIVTTVQESWERVADRFGLSRGAVEYMRPAFSLKL